Part of the Paenarthrobacter sp. JL.01a genome is shown below.
TGAGGACTACGCGACGGGTGAGAAGCTGGGCATCGCCATCAAGAAGGGCAACACCGCCATGGCCGACGCTGTGAACGGCACCCTGAAGCGCATCACTGACGACGGCTCCCTGAAGAAGTTCCAGACCACCTGGTTCGGCGAAGCCACCAAGTAGTCCGAGCCCCGGCTCTCCCGAGATCCACGCAGGCGGGCCCCGAAACGATTCGTTGTTTCGGGGCCCGGCTGCGCAACATGAATGTGAGAACACCATGGCAATGACTGCACGTCAACGAGCCAAAGTCAGTTTGTACGTCCAGGCGGGCATCTTCGTTGTGGTCCTGGCCGCAGTGATCCTTGCCGTGGACTGGAAGACGATCGGTACCAGCGTCTTCAACTTCGCCAAGATCGGCCCGATGTTCCCGGACATTTTCCTGGTGGGCCTCAAGAACACCCTGATCTACACAGCGCTGGCCTTCGTGGTGGGCCTGTCGGGCGGCCTCCTGCTCGCCCTCATGAAGCTCTCCTCCTTCCCGCTGTACCGCTGGATCGCCACCGGCTACATCGAGTTCTTCCGCGGCGTCCCTGCCCTGCTGGTCTTCATCGCCTTCGGCTACGGTGTTCCGCTTGCCTTCGGTGTCCAGTGGGATGTCAACGTGGTGGTCATGGTTTCGCTGGGCATGGTGGCCTCGGCCTACATCGCTGAAACCCTCCGCGCAGGCCTGCAGGCTGTGCCCAAGGGACAGATGGAAGCGGCCCGTTCGCTGGGCATGCCGCACTGGCGGGCGATGGTTTCCATTGTCATTCCCCAGGCGTTCAAGATCGTCCTTCCCCCGCTGACCAACGAGATCATCCTGCTCACCAAGGACTCCTCGCTGATCTACGTCCTGGGCCTCACCGCTTCCCAGTACGAGCTCACCAAGTTCGGCCGCGACGGCATCTCGAGCCTGGGCGCAGGCCTCACCCCCTTGCTGGTGGCTGGTGCCTTCTACTTGGTCATCACCATCCCGTTGAGCCTCCTTGCGAGGAAGTTCGAAAGCCGCTCCGCGCGGACCAAGCGATAGGCAGGACAGTCATGAACAACTCCACTGGGAGCACGGCAGCCGTTCGCGCCGCCGGCGTCGACATCAAGGACCTCCGCAAGTCCTACGGCAACAACGAGGTCCTCAAGGGCATCTCACTGACCGTGGAACCGGGCCAGGTAGTCTGCCTGATCGGCCCGTCGGGCTCCGGCAAGTCCACCCTCCTTCGCTGCGTCAACCTGCTGGAACACCCCAACGCCGGCACCATCAACGTAGGCGAGTTCGAGGCGACCGATCCCGACGTCGACCTCAACAAGATGCGCCAAAGCGTCGGTATGGTCTTCCAGCACTTCAACCTGTTCCCGCACCTGAGCGTGCTGGAGAACTGCACCATCTCGCAGATGAAGGTGCTCAAGCGCTCCAAGTCCGAAGCCGGTGAGGTGGCACGCCACAACCTCGAACGCGTCGGCCTGGGACACTTGGCAGACCGTTTCCCGGACCAGCTCTCCGGTGGCCAG
Proteins encoded:
- a CDS encoding amino acid ABC transporter permease, with translation MAMTARQRAKVSLYVQAGIFVVVLAAVILAVDWKTIGTSVFNFAKIGPMFPDIFLVGLKNTLIYTALAFVVGLSGGLLLALMKLSSFPLYRWIATGYIEFFRGVPALLVFIAFGYGVPLAFGVQWDVNVVVMVSLGMVASAYIAETLRAGLQAVPKGQMEAARSLGMPHWRAMVSIVIPQAFKIVLPPLTNEIILLTKDSSLIYVLGLTASQYELTKFGRDGISSLGAGLTPLLVAGAFYLVITIPLSLLARKFESRSARTKR
- a CDS encoding amino acid ABC transporter ATP-binding protein, whose amino-acid sequence is MNNSTGSTAAVRAAGVDIKDLRKSYGNNEVLKGISLTVEPGQVVCLIGPSGSGKSTLLRCVNLLEHPNAGTINVGEFEATDPDVDLNKMRQSVGMVFQHFNLFPHLSVLENCTISQMKVLKRSKSEAGEVARHNLERVGLGHLADRFPDQLSGGQQQRVAIARALSMDPKLMLFDEPTSALDPETVGDVLAVMRKLAQEGMTMLVVTHEMGFAREVADRVVFMDAGVVVEEGPAEQVISAPTQPRTKEFLRRVLDPTHIGVEEA